One region of Paenibacillus polymyxa M1 genomic DNA includes:
- a CDS encoding sensor domain-containing diguanylate cyclase, with product MDIQLDKAPCGYFSISDAGIIQSVNQTLLDMLLYEHDQLLGRPIETTMSVTNKLFFHTYFYPYIQLYGRVDEMYFSFRTSDRQDVPVLLNGVRQERNGEAVIDCVVLMMRKRIEHEKDILQTKTKLQELYQATNEANQKLERLHAEYEIKQQELVRINLQLETMASTDPLTGLKNRRYFQDQLLVSLASFQETGIPFSLLIIDIDRFKSINDTYGHPVGDLVLTNLAELLQSMSREMDIVARYGGEEFVIILPGNDQEEAIRTAERYRSMTASRDWGEYSITVSIGVATVTQADTEQSIVHQADFALYASKSGGRNRVTHSASLVKK from the coding sequence ATGGATATTCAATTAGATAAAGCTCCCTGTGGATACTTTTCAATTTCGGACGCTGGGATCATTCAATCGGTAAATCAAACTTTATTGGACATGCTTCTTTATGAACACGATCAATTGCTTGGACGGCCGATTGAAACGACAATGTCTGTTACGAACAAGCTATTTTTTCATACTTATTTTTATCCCTATATCCAGTTGTACGGGCGTGTCGATGAGATGTACTTTTCGTTTCGGACAAGTGATCGACAGGATGTGCCTGTACTTCTAAACGGGGTTCGCCAGGAACGAAACGGAGAAGCTGTTATTGATTGTGTAGTGCTAATGATGCGTAAGCGAATTGAACATGAAAAAGATATACTACAGACCAAAACCAAGCTTCAGGAATTATATCAGGCGACGAATGAAGCAAACCAGAAGCTTGAACGGTTGCACGCAGAATATGAAATCAAACAGCAGGAATTGGTGCGAATCAATCTCCAGCTAGAAACGATGGCGTCAACCGACCCGTTAACCGGGCTTAAAAATAGAAGATATTTTCAAGATCAATTATTAGTCAGTCTAGCCTCTTTTCAAGAGACCGGAATACCTTTCTCGTTGCTGATCATTGATATTGATCGTTTCAAAAGCATTAATGATACTTATGGTCATCCGGTGGGCGACCTGGTGCTCACTAATCTGGCTGAGTTACTACAATCCATGTCACGGGAGATGGACATTGTCGCTCGTTATGGTGGCGAGGAGTTTGTCATTATTCTTCCGGGCAACGATCAAGAGGAAGCCATTCGTACGGCAGAAAGATATCGTTCCATGACGGCCTCAAGGGATTGGGGAGAATACAGCATTACTGTGAGTATCGGTGTGGCAACGGTTACGCAAGCGGATACGGAACAATCGATAGTTCATCAAGCGGATTTTGCACTGTATGCTTCCAAGAGTGGCGGGAGAAACCGGGTCACGCATTCAGCAAGTCTTGTAAAGAAATAG
- a CDS encoding DinB family protein translates to MEAILQHLNFRITDVPSRIHTYSELDFSIRTRPNSWSKKEILGHLCDSALTNLQIFVRSQYESQPYSVLKYAQNHWVELMNYQNLSIDHILALWVILNKQVAVVIANIPEDKLLYLCDIGEEKLVTLEWLIKDYVEHLEHHLEQIFST, encoded by the coding sequence ATGGAAGCCATCTTACAACATCTTAATTTTAGGATTACTGATGTTCCATCCAGAATCCATACTTATTCTGAACTCGATTTTTCTATTCGGACCCGACCAAACAGTTGGTCAAAAAAGGAAATACTAGGGCATCTGTGTGACTCCGCACTTACTAATTTACAAATATTTGTGCGTTCTCAATATGAATCTCAACCTTACTCAGTGTTAAAATACGCCCAGAATCATTGGGTGGAACTCATGAATTACCAAAACCTAAGTATTGATCATATTTTGGCTCTTTGGGTTATATTGAATAAGCAAGTGGCTGTAGTCATTGCAAACATTCCTGAAGACAAGTTGCTGTATTTATGCGACATTGGTGAAGAAAAACTTGTTACGTTAGAGTGGCTTATAAAAGACTATGTTGAGCACTTGGAACACCATCTCGAACAAATTTTTAGTACATAA